The Deltaproteobacteria bacterium nucleotide sequence GATCGTCCCGCCGGGGCGCACGAGTCGGGCCGCCTCGGCGACCAGGCGCGGCTTGTCCTCGACGTAGCACCAGGCGTCCTCGCCCCAGACGAAGTCCGCGCGCTCCGGCTCGAGACCCGTGGCACAGGCGTCGGCGAGCACGAGCTCGATGCGGTCGCCGAGCCCCTCTTCGCGGCAGCGCGCGCGCCCGCGCTCGACCACCTTGGCCGTCGCGTCGACGCCGATCATCGACGCGACCTTCCGGAAGCGCACCAGGAAGCGCATGCCCGCGCCGCTGCAGCAGCACAGGTCGACGCCGCGCTGGCCCGCGCCGATGCCGGCGCGCTCGGCCAGATCCAGCGACGAGCGCATGCCGCCGATGTGGATCTGCTGCCCCATCAGCAGCTCCCAGAGGTCGCCCTCCGCCCCGGAGTAGACCTCGCGCACCTGCGCCAGACCGATTCCCTTCACGTCGTGCATGTGGTTCCCCTCGAGCGGAATGCCGCGCGACTAGCTCTGCGCGAGCTCGCGGATCGCGTCCTCGAGTCGCGCACGGGTCGGGATCGCGGCGCGGACCATCGCGCCGGGGGGGACGGGCATGTCGGCGCCGCAGAGGCGGCGGATGGGCGCCTTCAGGCTGCGGAAGGCGTCCTCGGCGATCACGGCCGCGATCTCGGCGCCGAAGCCCGGGGGGGGTGGAGCCTCGTGAGTCACGAGCACGCGGCCGGTCTTGCAGGCGCTCGAAAGGAGTGTCTCCCGGTCCAGGGGGACGAGCGTGCGCGGGTCGACGACCTCGACCGAGATCCCGTCGCTCTGCAGCTTGTCCGCGGCGGCGAGCGCGAGCTGGACCATCGCGCCGGTCGCGATCACCGTGACGTCGCGGCCGGCGCGCTTCACCTCGCCGCTGCCGAGCGGGATCACGTGCTCGCCCTCGGGAAGCTCCGCGCGCGAGGTGTAGTAGAGGCCCTTCTGCTCGAAGAACATCACCGGGTTCTCGTCGCGGATCGAGGCCTTGAGCAGGCCGAGCGCGTCCGCGGGGGTGGAGGGCATGACCACCTTGAGCCCGGCGATGTGGCAGAACCAGGCCTCGGGGCTCTGCGAGTGGTGGGGCCCGGCGCCGGTCATGTAGCCCTCTCCGGTCACGTTCACGCCGTACGGCATGCGCACGACCAACGGGACGTGGATCGCGCCTTGCGTCATGAAGTGCATCTTGGCCGCGACGGTCGCGAGCTGGTCGAAGGCCACGGTGACGAAGTCGGCGAACTGCATCTCGACGACGGGGCGCAGCCCCTCCATCGCCAGGCCGATCGCGGCGCCGGTGTAGCCGGCCTCGGAGATCGGCGTGTCGATCACGCGCTCGGCGCCGAAGCGGTCGAAGAGCCCGCGGGTGGCCCCGAAGAGCCCGCCCTGGCGCCCGACGTCGAGGCCGATCATCAGGACCGCGGGGTCGCGCTCCATCTCCTCGCGGAGCGCCCGGTTGATGGCCTCGACGTAGAGTGACTGAGTCATCGGATGGGCTCCCGGGTCAGACGGCGTAGGCCAGGCGGAAGGCGGCGTCGCGGTCCAGCGGCTGCGGATCGGGTCGCTCCGGGATCGCGACCGACCCCGCCTCGACCGCGGCCGCGATCTCCGCGTCGATCTCGGCTTCGATCGCGCGCGCGGAGTTCTCGTCGAGGATGCCGCGCTCGAGCAGCGCCTGGCGGAAGCTGCGCACGCCGTCGCGCTCTCGCGCCAGCGCCATCTCGCCCTCCGAACGGACGTCGGCGATGCCGTGCGCGTGCGGCTCCCAGCGCGTGATCCGCGCCTCGATCAGCGTGGGGCCGCGGCCGGCTCGCGCGCGCGCCACGGCCTGCTCCGCGACTTCGTGCACGGCCAGCACGTCGTGGCCGTCCACCGAGACGCCCGGCATCCCGTAGCCGGCGGCACGGCTCGCGAAGTCCTCGGCCGCGGTGGCCTCGCTCGTGGGCATGCTCACCGCGAAGCCGTTGTTCTCGACGACGAAGACGACAGGCAGGCGCCGGGCACCCGCCAGGTTCATCGCCTCGTGGACGGCGCCCTCGTTCGCGGCGCCGTCGCCGAAGAAGGTCACGGTGACGGTGTCGCGCCCGCGCAGCTTGTCGGCCATGGCGACGCCGATCGACATCGGGACCCAGGTGCCGACGAGACCCACGATCGAGAGCACGCGCGGCCGCCCCTCGACGTTCGCGTAGTGACTCCGCGCGCGGCCGAACTGACTGAGCACGGCCTCTTTCAGGCTGTACCCGCCGCGCGCGTGCGCCAGCATCATTCCCGAGCGGTGGCTCATCTGGACGCAGTCGTCGGGCCGCACCGCGAAGCCGACGCCCACGCCGATCGCCTCGTGTCCGAGGCCCGAGTGGTGACCGCGCAGGACCCCTTTCTTGTTCAAATCCGTGATCCGCTGCTCGGCCCGGCGGCTGCCCGCCAGCGCGCGGTACATCGCGATCAGCCGCTCGTCGCCAAGTGTCACGCGGATCTCCTCCCCCCCGCTCCAAGCCCGACGGGGCGCGGCCGGTATCATGGCACGGATGAGCGGAGCGAGAGCGAAGCGGGACGGCGCCAGCGTCGGGATCATCGCGAACCCCGCTTCGGGCAAGGACATCCGGAGGCTCGTGGCGCACGCCTCGGTGTTCGGCAACGACGAGAAGGTCAACATCGTCCGGCGCGCGCTGCTCGGCGCGGCGGCCGCCGGCGTCGCGCGCGTCGTCTACATGCCGGACCCGCACGCTCTGGTCCGCCGCGCCGCCGACGAGATCGACGCGCGCGTGGAGCTCGTTCCCGCGCAGGGCGATTTCCGCGGCGACGCGCGCGACAGCTCGCTCGCCGCGGCGGCGATGGCGGAGGCCGGTGTGGGAGCGATCGTCAGCCTGGGCGGCGACGGCACGAATCGGATGATCGCGAAGGGCATGCGCGACGTGCCGCTCGTCCCGATCTCGACCGGCACGAACAACGTGTTCCCGGTGATGGTCGAGGGGACGGTCGCGGGTCTCGCCGCCGGGGCGCTGGCGACGGGCGTGGTCGATCCCGACGAGGTCGCGCCGCGCTGCAAGCTCGTCGAGATCGCGCTCGCCGAGGCCGTGCGCGAGATCGCGCTGATCGACGCGGTCGTGATGGCGCCGGGCTTCACGGCGGGCCGCGCGATCTGGGAGACCGGGCGGATCCGCGAGGTCGTGCTGACGCGCGCGGAGGCCGACGCCGTCGGCATGTCCGCGGTCGGCGGGATGATCGCGGGCGTGCGGCCGTCGGACGAGTTCGGCCTGCACCTCGAGTTCGGCCCGGGCGAAGTCGAGGTCGCCGCGGCGATCGCGCCGGGC carries:
- a CDS encoding ATP-NAD kinase; the protein is MARMSGARAKRDGASVGIIANPASGKDIRRLVAHASVFGNDEKVNIVRRALLGAAAAGVARVVYMPDPHALVRRAADEIDARVELVPAQGDFRGDARDSSLAAAAMAEAGVGAIVSLGGDGTNRMIAKGMRDVPLVPISTGTNNVFPVMVEGTVAGLAAGALATGVVDPDEVAPRCKLVEIALAEAVREIALIDAVVMAPGFTAGRAIWETGRIREVVLTRAEADAVGMSAVGGMIAGVRPSDEFGLHLEFGPGEVEVAAAIAPGLVRPVSLSRVDRLALGAPVQVHGPALLALDGERELLLPEGTVARMTITRSGPPVVDIGRCLEAARERGFLRVKESSR
- a CDS encoding methyltransferase domain-containing protein, with product MHDVKGIGLAQVREVYSGAEGDLWELLMGQQIHIGGMRSSLDLAERAGIGAGQRGVDLCCCSGAGMRFLVRFRKVASMIGVDATAKVVERGRARCREEGLGDRIELVLADACATGLEPERADFVWGEDAWCYVEDKPRLVAEAARLVRPGGTIAFTDWVEGPRGLTPAEGEQLLRFMKFPNLESLSGYPRLLESAGCTVIEASDTGRFAPHIELYLQMAQMQLGYDVLRILDWSEPALDALGGAMAWMLELARAGKLVQGRFVARKRPHG
- a CDS encoding thiamine pyrophosphate-dependent dehydrogenase E1 component subunit alpha, which codes for MLTFSSLPNTEACATSLRMSLPEAGFAMIPTLAPSRFALAPLIRAMIPAAPRRAWSGGEEIRVTLGDERLIAMYRALAGSRRAEQRITDLNKKGVLRGHHSGLGHEAIGVGVGFAVRPDDCVQMSHRSGMMLAHARGGYSLKEAVLSQFGRARSHYANVEGRPRVLSIVGLVGTWVPMSIGVAMADKLRGRDTVTVTFFGDGAANEGAVHEAMNLAGARRLPVVFVVENNGFAVSMPTSEATAAEDFASRAAGYGMPGVSVDGHDVLAVHEVAEQAVARARAGRGPTLIEARITRWEPHAHGIADVRSEGEMALARERDGVRSFRQALLERGILDENSARAIEAEIDAEIAAAVEAGSVAIPERPDPQPLDRDAAFRLAYAV
- a CDS encoding alpha-ketoacid dehydrogenase subunit beta — its product is MTQSLYVEAINRALREEMERDPAVLMIGLDVGRQGGLFGATRGLFDRFGAERVIDTPISEAGYTGAAIGLAMEGLRPVVEMQFADFVTVAFDQLATVAAKMHFMTQGAIHVPLVVRMPYGVNVTGEGYMTGAGPHHSQSPEAWFCHIAGLKVVMPSTPADALGLLKASIRDENPVMFFEQKGLYYTSRAELPEGEHVIPLGSGEVKRAGRDVTVIATGAMVQLALAAADKLQSDGISVEVVDPRTLVPLDRETLLSSACKTGRVLVTHEAPPPPGFGAEIAAVIAEDAFRSLKAPIRRLCGADMPVPPGAMVRAAIPTRARLEDAIRELAQS